The DNA region TCAGCGCGGTGTAGCCGAGGGAGAGCAGCAGTCCGACCACCGAGCCGACGAGCCGGCCGCGGACGCCGAAGAAGGCGCCGGAGGAGGTGGAGAGGTTGGTGGCGGTGCGCAGCGAGACCAGCGCGAGCGGGGCGGTGACGGCGACGCCGACGAGGGTGCCGGCGACCACCGAGGTCACCGAGGCCCACCAGCCGAGCCCGAAGGAGACCGGGAGCCAGCCGAAGACGATCACGCCGAGGCAGAGGTTGGAGCCGAGCAGGATCGACACGAGGTCGCGGGGACCGCTGGTGCGTTCCTCCTCGGGGACGGTGTCGACTCCGCGCTGTTCTATCGCCATGAGAACTCCCAGATCGTGGGGCGCCGATTTTGAGCGCCGCTCTAGTCCCGGCTTGCCGTTCAATGTGAACCACGTCCGTCGGTCACGTCAATGCTTGGAAGATGGCGTCTCACCATTTAGAGTGTTGCTCAAAGTGTGCTCGAAGTCGTTCGATCAGGAGGTGTACGGGACGTGCGACTGACCCCCACGGAACGCGACCGGCTGCTGCTCTTCGGCGCGGCCGAGCTGGCCCGCGCGCGCCGGGCCCGCGGCCTGCGGCTCAATGTCCCCGAGGCGACCGCGCTGATCGCGGACACCGTCTGCGAGGCGGCCCGCGACGGCCGGCGGCTCGCCGAGGCGATCGCGGCGGCCCGCTCGGTGCTCGGCCCCGACGACGTGCTGCCCGGCGTCGCCGACGTGGTCACCGAGGTGCACGTCGAGGCCGTCTTCGACGATGGCTCCCGGCTCGCGGTGGTCTCCGACCCCATCGGCGGGGGCACGCTGGGGGACGGCGCGCCCGGCGCGCTGCTCCCGGGGCCCGCGTACGAGGAGACCGCCCCGGCCGTCGCCCTCGTCGTCCGCAACACCGCCGCGGTCCCGGTCAGCGTCACCTCCCACTTCCACTTCTTCGAGGCCAATCCGCGCCTCGAGTTCGACCGCGCGGCGGCGTACGGCATGCGCCTGGCCATCCCGGCCGGAGCCTCCTTCCGCTTCGACCCCGGCGGCGCGGCCGAGGTCGGCCTGGTCCCGATCGGCGGCGCCCGCGTCGCGATCGGCTTCGCCGGCCTGGTCGACGGCCCGCTGGACGCCCCCGGGGCGCGGGACGAGGCCCTGCGCAGGGCCGCGGCCTGCGGATATCTCGGCGCCGAAGCCCCGAAGGAGGGCGAGTGATGGACCCCTACGAGTACGCCTCCGTGCACGGCCCCCGGGCCGGCGACCGGGTCGTCCTGGGCGACTCCGGCCTCGTCGTACGCGTCGAGTCCGACTCCCAGAAGCCCGGCGACGAGTTCCTCGCCGGCTTCGGCAAGACCGCCCGCGACGGGCTGCACCTGAAGGCCGCCGCCGTCCGCGACACCTGCGACGTCGTGATCAGCAACGTGCTGGTGATCGACCCCGTGCAGGGCGTCCGCAAGACCTCGATCGGCATCCGCGAGGGCCGCATCCACGCCATCGGGCGGGCCGGCAACCCGGACACCCTCGACGGCGTCGACGTGGTCGTCGGCACCGGCACCTCGATCGTCTCCGGCGAGGGCCTGATCGCCACCGCCGGCGCCGTCGACACCCATGTCCACCTGCTCTCGCCCCGGATCATGGAGGCCTCGCTCGCCAGCGGTGTCACCACGGTCATCGGCCAGGAGTTCGGCCCGGTCTGGGGCGTCGGCGTCAACTCGCCGTGGGCGCTGCGGCACGCCTTCAACGCCTTCGACGCCTGGCCGGTCAACATCGGCTTCCTCGCCCGCGGCTCCTCCTCCGACCCGGCGCCGCTCGTCGAGGCGCTGGCCGAGGGCGGCGCCTCCGGCTTCAAGGTCCACGAGGACATGGGCGCCCACACCCGGGCCCTGGACACCGCACTGCGGGTCGCCGAGGAGCACGACGTCCAGGTCGCCCTGCACAGCGACGGCCTCAACGAGTGCCTGTCGGTCGAGGACACCCTGAAGGTCCTCGACGGGCGCACCATCCACGCCTTCCACATCGAGGGCTGCGGCGGCGGGCACGTCCCCAACGTGCTGAAGATGGCGGGCGTGCCGAACGTCATCGGCTCCTCCACCAACCCCACGCTGCCCTTCGGACGCGACGCCGTCGCCGAGCACTACGGCATGATCGTGTCCGTCCACGACCTGAAGACCGACCTGCCCGGCGACGCCGCGATGGCGCGCGACCGGATCCGGGCCGGGACGATGGGCGCCGAGGACGTCCTGCACGACCTCGGTGCGATCGGCATCACGTCCTCGGACGCGCAGGGCATGGGAAGGGCCGGCGAGACCGTACGCCGGACCTTCGCCATGGCCGGCAAGATGAAGGCCGAGCTCGGGCCCCTTGAGGGCGACGGCGCGCACGACGACAACGCGCGCGTGCTGCGCTACCTGGCCAAGCTCACCCTCAACCCGGCCATCGCGCACGGCCTCGCGCACGAGATCGGCTCGATCGAGACCGGCAAGCTCGCCGACATCGTGCTGTGGCGGCCCGAGTTCTTCGGCGCCAAGCCGCAGCTGGTGCTGAAATCCGGCTTCCCCGCGTACGGGGTCACCGGCGACCCGAACGCCGCCACCGACACCTGCGAACCGCTCGTGCTCGGCCCGCAGTTCGGCGCCCACGGGGCGACCGCCGCCGACATCTCCGTGGCCTTCGTCGCGCAGGCCGCCGTCGACCTCGGCGCCGACCGGATGCCCACCCGCCGCCGGCGCGTCCCGGTGCGCGGCACCCGCGGCATCGGCCCCGCCGACCTGCGGCTCAACTCCCGCATCGGCGACGTCCAGGTCGACGGCCGCACCGGCCTCGTCTCGCTCGACGGCACGCCGATCCGCTCGGAGGCGGCCGAGTCCGTCTCGCTCAACCGCCTCTACTTCCTCTGAACCGCTTAGGACCCGCCCTGATGAACTACCGCATGCCCGCCGAGTGGACCCCCCACGAGCGCACCTGGATGGCCTGGCCCAGCCCCAACCCCACCTTCACCAACGACGAGGAGCTGGCCGAGGCCCGCGAGGCCTGGGCCTCCGTCGCCCGCGCCGTCCACCGCTTCGAGCCGGTCACCATGGTCGTCGCGCCCGGCGACGCCGACTCGGCCCGGGCCCTCCTCGGTGACGGCGTCGAGCTGGTCGAGCGGGAGCTCGACGACGCCTGGATGCGCGACATCGGCCCCACCTTCGTCAAGGACGAGGACGGCCGGCTCGCCGCCGTGGACTGGGTCTTCAACGGCTGGGGCGGGCAGGACTGGGCCCGCTGGGAGCACGACTCCAAGATCGCCCGCCATGTCGCGGACGTGGCGGGGGTCCCCGTACTGCCGTCCCCCCTCGTGAACGAGGGCGGCGCCATCCACGTCGACGGCGAGGGCACCGTCCTGCTCACCGACACCGTCCAGCTCGGCGCGGGCCGCAACCCCGAGTGGAACCGCCAGCAGGTCGAGGCCGAGATCCACGCCAGGCTCGGCACCACCAAGGCGATCTGGCTCCCGCACGGTCTGGCCGGCGACTACGGCCTCTACGGCACCCAGGGCCACGTCGACATCGTCGCCGCCTTCGCCCGCCCCGGCACCGTCCTGGTCCACAGCCAGCAGAACCCCCAGCACCCCGACTACGAGCGCTCCCGCCTCTACGTCAACCTGCTGCGCGGCCAGACCGACGCCCAGGGCCGCCCCCTGGAGGTCATCGAGGTCCCGGCCCCCACCGTCCTCAAGGACGAGGAGGGCGACTGGGTCGACTACTCCTACATCAACCACTACCTCTGCAACGGCGGCGTCGTCCTCTGCGCCTTCGACGACCCGCACGACGAACTCGCGGCCGAGATCTTCCGCCGCCTCTTCCCGGACCGCGAGGTCACCCTGGTCGACGCCCGCCCGATCTTCGCGGGCGGCGGCGGCATCCACTGCATCACCCAGCAGCAGCCGGCGGTCTGAGCGGGGTATCCCGCGACAGGCCCGGCCGGTCACGGGAGATGTGACCGGCCGGGCCCGGGCTCTCACGGTGAGGCGACGGG from Streptomyces fradiae includes:
- the ureA gene encoding urease subunit gamma, with amino-acid sequence MRLTPTERDRLLLFGAAELARARRARGLRLNVPEATALIADTVCEAARDGRRLAEAIAAARSVLGPDDVLPGVADVVTEVHVEAVFDDGSRLAVVSDPIGGGTLGDGAPGALLPGPAYEETAPAVALVVRNTAAVPVSVTSHFHFFEANPRLEFDRAAAYGMRLAIPAGASFRFDPGGAAEVGLVPIGGARVAIGFAGLVDGPLDAPGARDEALRRAAACGYLGAEAPKEGE
- a CDS encoding urease subunit alpha; this encodes MDPYEYASVHGPRAGDRVVLGDSGLVVRVESDSQKPGDEFLAGFGKTARDGLHLKAAAVRDTCDVVISNVLVIDPVQGVRKTSIGIREGRIHAIGRAGNPDTLDGVDVVVGTGTSIVSGEGLIATAGAVDTHVHLLSPRIMEASLASGVTTVIGQEFGPVWGVGVNSPWALRHAFNAFDAWPVNIGFLARGSSSDPAPLVEALAEGGASGFKVHEDMGAHTRALDTALRVAEEHDVQVALHSDGLNECLSVEDTLKVLDGRTIHAFHIEGCGGGHVPNVLKMAGVPNVIGSSTNPTLPFGRDAVAEHYGMIVSVHDLKTDLPGDAAMARDRIRAGTMGAEDVLHDLGAIGITSSDAQGMGRAGETVRRTFAMAGKMKAELGPLEGDGAHDDNARVLRYLAKLTLNPAIAHGLAHEIGSIETGKLADIVLWRPEFFGAKPQLVLKSGFPAYGVTGDPNAATDTCEPLVLGPQFGAHGATAADISVAFVAQAAVDLGADRMPTRRRRVPVRGTRGIGPADLRLNSRIGDVQVDGRTGLVSLDGTPIRSEAAESVSLNRLYFL
- a CDS encoding agmatine/peptidylarginine deiminase, producing the protein MNYRMPAEWTPHERTWMAWPSPNPTFTNDEELAEAREAWASVARAVHRFEPVTMVVAPGDADSARALLGDGVELVERELDDAWMRDIGPTFVKDEDGRLAAVDWVFNGWGGQDWARWEHDSKIARHVADVAGVPVLPSPLVNEGGAIHVDGEGTVLLTDTVQLGAGRNPEWNRQQVEAEIHARLGTTKAIWLPHGLAGDYGLYGTQGHVDIVAAFARPGTVLVHSQQNPQHPDYERSRLYVNLLRGQTDAQGRPLEVIEVPAPTVLKDEEGDWVDYSYINHYLCNGGVVLCAFDDPHDELAAEIFRRLFPDREVTLVDARPIFAGGGGIHCITQQQPAV